TCTTCGGGGTCCGGCGCGACGGCGAGCTGGTGGCCGCGGGAAAGCTCAACTACACCACCACCCGGCTGGGCTATACCGTCTGCGAGTGTGCCAAGGGCCCCCTCATGGACTACTCGGACCGGGACCTGGTGCGCGCCGTCGTCGGGCTTCTCCGCAAGCATGCCGCTGAGCGCAAAGCGGCTGAACTGCGGATCTCGCCGAACATCAGGTACATCGCACGTGACGCTGACGGTGCGGAGCACCCGGACATCGAGGACAACAGGCCGCTGGTGGCGGACCTGGAACAGCTCGGATTCCAGCACCAGGGCCTGGACATGAACTTCATCAACGTCAACTGGATGTTCATCAAGAACCTGGTGGGGATCCAGGACGCCGAAGAGCTGATCATGGGCACCAGCTACCGCACGCGCAAAGCCATCCGCAAGGCGGAAAAGAACGGCGTCTTCCTGGAACAGGCCACCCTGGAGACGCTGGACGATTTCTACGGTGCATTGAGCCGGGCAGGCGACGAAAAAGGGTTCGTGTACCGCGAACGCGCCTATTACGAGAACCTGCTCCGCACCACCTCCGCGGAGTTCACCAAGCTGATGATGGCCAAGATCGACATCCCGGCCTACCGCAAATCCATCACCGAACGGCTGGCTGCGGAGTCGGCCACAGCGGCGGACCTCCGCCGCGAGGTGGAGGAGACCGGCAGCAAGAAAAAGGCCAACCGGCTCAAAGTGGTCCAGGACCTGGTGGACAGCTACGAGCGGAGCCTGAAGGACATTGAACGCTTCCCGGACTCGGTGGGAACGGCCACCGTGGCGGCCATCCACTTCGTCTGCTACGGCGATGAGGTGGTGTGCGTGATCGGCGGCACCGTGCAGGACTACATCTATTTCAACGGCGCAACCTCCCTCTACTGGGGAATGATGCTGCACGCCCTGGAGAAGGGCTACCCGCGGTACAACTTCTACGGCACGTTCGGCATCTCCGGGCAGGACGAGGAAGGCCACGGCGGCTACGAATTCAAGAAGGGATTCGGCGGGGAAGTGGTCCAGCTGGTGGGGGACTTCGTAAGCCCGGTGCGCCCGGCCGTCTTCCACGCCAACCGGCTGGCCAGGTCCGCTGCCGCTGCCGCCCGCACCCTGCTGGGTAAACTGCCGCTGAAGCGCGCATCCTGAGAGTCCATCAACCGCGCACAGGGAGGAACCGGGCATGACCAACCGGCCCGAACGGCCAGGGTCCAGGCCGAAGACTGACGGCCTGCCCAAGACTGAACCACTGACCCCTGCGCAGCTTAGGCAGGACGCCGCCGCCAAGAGGATGCTGCGCCGCCTGGTGCAGGGCGAGAATCCTCCCACGGCTCCGCTGAGCATCGTGGACCGGTTGGCGGGCAGCCCGTACGCCAACCCCACCATCCAGGTGGGCGGCGTGGATACGTCCGCGCGCAAAACCCTGGACTTCGCCCTGCACCTGGCTGAGACCATGTTCCGCTACGGCGCGGGTGCCCTGGAAGTCGAAACCAGCATCATCGCGGTCACGGCGGCCCTGGGGCTGAAGAACATCGAAGTGGACATCACCAACCAGTCAGTGGGCATCAACTATGCGCCCAAGGACCAGACCCCCATCGCCCTGCTGCGCGTGGTGCGGTCCTGGACCAACAATTACGCCGGCCTGGCCAAGGTGCACCAACTGGTCACCGACATCGTGGCCGGAGGTGTGGGCCGTGACGAAGCGATCCGCAGGCTCAATGAGGCCATCACCAGCCCCAAGCCCTACCCGCGGTGGATGGTCACCGTGGCGTTCGGCATTTTCGCCGCCGTGTTCGTGGGGGTGCTGGGCGGCGGGCCGGTGTCGTCCGTGATCGCGTTCGTGGCCAACATCGGCATCAGCCTGCTGGCCCGGCAGCTGGGACGATGGCGGGTTCCTGACTTCTTCATCACCGCGAGCTGCTCTTTCGTGGTCACCATGCTGGCGCTGTTGCTCTGGCAGCTGGGGCTCACCACGTCGCCGTCCATTGTGGTGGTGGGTGGCATCCTGCTGCTCCTGCCCACCGGGCGCCTGGTCTCCTCCGTGCAGGACGCCATCAACGGCTTCCCCGTGACTGCGGCGGGGCGGTTCCTGTCC
This region of Arthrobacter sp. DNA4 genomic DNA includes:
- a CDS encoding peptidoglycan bridge formation glycyltransferase FemA/FemB family protein is translated as MNPVSAATGLEYANLSDAEFEAFALKHPQNSFLQSIDFARFQRARGQQVELFGVRRDGELVAAGKLNYTTTRLGYTVCECAKGPLMDYSDRDLVRAVVGLLRKHAAERKAAELRISPNIRYIARDADGAEHPDIEDNRPLVADLEQLGFQHQGLDMNFINVNWMFIKNLVGIQDAEELIMGTSYRTRKAIRKAEKNGVFLEQATLETLDDFYGALSRAGDEKGFVYRERAYYENLLRTTSAEFTKLMMAKIDIPAYRKSITERLAAESATAADLRREVEETGSKKKANRLKVVQDLVDSYERSLKDIERFPDSVGTATVAAIHFVCYGDEVVCVIGGTVQDYIYFNGATSLYWGMMLHALEKGYPRYNFYGTFGISGQDEEGHGGYEFKKGFGGEVVQLVGDFVSPVRPAVFHANRLARSAAAAARTLLGKLPLKRAS
- a CDS encoding threonine/serine exporter ThrE family protein — translated: MTNRPERPGSRPKTDGLPKTEPLTPAQLRQDAAAKRMLRRLVQGENPPTAPLSIVDRLAGSPYANPTIQVGGVDTSARKTLDFALHLAETMFRYGAGALEVETSIIAVTAALGLKNIEVDITNQSVGINYAPKDQTPIALLRVVRSWTNNYAGLAKVHQLVTDIVAGGVGRDEAIRRLNEAITSPKPYPRWMVTVAFGIFAAVFVGVLGGGPVSSVIAFVANIGISLLARQLGRWRVPDFFITASCSFVVTMLALLLWQLGLTTSPSIVVVGGILLLLPTGRLVSSVQDAINGFPVTAAGRFLSTLLTFGAIVAGIAVAFVVGELTGLQRIDVTQTFPPAYDLWVLILFVAAAVMAIGITEQTTWKLLLPTAAVGVAGYLVLLGCGQLGIGDRFAPAMAAVVIGLLARVVALRMGAPQLVVAVPAALILLPGLTIFRSMYVLTVEESEVLAGAGGMLSAGAIVLGTAGGIVLGDVLARPLTRSLASNERRRARRR